tcctgtggcttaccGATTGAATCTTCCAGCAAAGTTTTCGGCAATTCAcaacatcttccatgtgtcCCAATTAAAGAAATGTCTTAGAGTTCCAACTGAAGCTATCGACAGTGATACCATTCAGTTagaatctgatctcacttatcctgagcacccaatcaagatacttgatcgcaaggatcgagttactcgtcgcacaaccaatcgattctacaaagttcaatggagtaatcactccgaagatgaagctacttgggagaaggaggaatttctgagatccaagtatccAGACTTTTTAAATGCACATCTAGGTACTTCACCTTTCAACCTTCTCGCCTTATACCTTCTACCGGGCGCGAATCTCgagacgagattcttttaaggggggaggattgtaacaccctaggtgttaTTTACCTTTAGCATATGGTCGGTCGCTAGTACTAATCATGTATGCATAAAGGCATTAAATAAATTTTTCTGGCATTTTAGCACATGCAGTGAtgaattttatttaaaaatgttTTCCAATAAGAGCTCATATCATATTTCATTTAAGTTATATTGAAAATGCATAAGTATGAAAAATAGTAAATTCATCACAAAATATTGTTTTGAATGCCAACTGACTTAATTATAATCCTACTATCCTAGAGTGAAGTGAATTTCTCGGTTCCATGATTTTGTGCTTGCAAGTGCCTACAGACATTAGCATGTTATAGTTATCTACGTTGACAGCTTTAGGTAGTCATCAAATTTTCATCATTTTATTTTCCAGTAGAGATCCTCTAAATTttggcccacacgtcagccccAAACTCCCTCTTCCTCCCCTGCACTCACACGCACAGCACATTAGCTCCTTCCAGCTCTCTGTTCCGTTCCCCTCTCTCTGGCTCTCTGCTACCTACAGCAGAAACTGAGCAGCGGCAACCAAATCCACCACCAGCAACCATAGATCCTCCCTCCAGCTACCTCCATGCCATCCTCCCTGCTGTCCTAGTGCGATTCCTCCCATTTTTCCCCTTCGGATTTGACCTCTGGTGTGCTCTATTTCGATGACCTAGCTCTATTCCTCTTTTCCAATCTTCATCACTCGTACGTGCTGCAGCTCCGGCCATAGCTTGTGCCTACAGCTCGATGTTGCTCCACCAAGATGAGGGAGGTGAGCTTCTAGTTTGCTCCTGCGCACCTTCTACACCCCCTCTATTGCTCCTACACCCCCTCTAGTGGATAGCTACGAAACCCAAATCCCCCATGTTCATTGTACATGATGTGCTAGTGTGACGCTGTGCTTTGTTGCTATGCTCTAAAAATGGTGAAGGTGGAAACTCAGGCTGGCTAAGCCATGGTGAAGTACTGATGATTGGGTGTGGTGTGCAGGTGAACTATAGGTTCTTGCAGGGGGTGCTGCTGTCTTAATTTTGTTAACTGCGTAGCGATTAGCAGAAAAGTCATAAAGTGATGAAATCACTTTTGTTGCTCTAGAGTTATGTGTAACATCTTTGAAAAATACCTTCCATGTTTTTCTGGTTTATTTACATGCCTCCTGTGAATTAATATGTTTGCTGGCACCTTATCTTGCTTAAATAATATCTCAATAATGGGAACTGATTTTGATGTAAATCCAACTCTAATAATCTGGTTTTTTTATCCTGTGTCAGTACAATTTAAATTCATTTCCTTACTCAACCTGTGACTTTAATTTTTGTAATTCATGTTTGCTAATAGCTAAATCAATTAAGGGATCCTTTTAAATAATCCTATAGGATTGTCTAGCTGTTTTAGTTTGTTGTCCTATGCATAAATCATATCTTGCAACTTTGGTCATCACCTTGCATCACCATGTTTCCTTGTGCAGTCCTTTTGTGCACCTACTCAGTAATGTCTACCCAATCCTGTTTTAAAATGTTAAGCGTTCATACTCACTTGCATTGCATCATGGCATACATGTAGATCATGTAGCTGAGGACGTGGTGAACCAAATCGTGGCTGACCAAAAAGAGAAGAACCAGCTGGAGCAGTCTGAGGACCCGGCCAAGGCCAGTAGGGCTCAAGATCTTGGTAGTACTAACACTGAGCAGtaaaaaggcaagccccggtgcataactcttaatttcagtattcaatatttgttatataattattgtgcatttaagtttctaggagttgattggaaccttagatgcatgatccctagggtTCCTCAgtgtctctactagtatacaggtcgttagtactgcaatgcttaattaggattcggtagaagacgagtgattcctgtcactcgcgagatataggtcttgttacttatgaaaaAGTTGCTAGAGAATGaaatctttgagaaaaagaaagaaaaatggagaccgggcggagatggattggttatggatatggaagttatggaaagtaagcctccgcctgtgtcgattgaggaccgtaccgttgttggcactattgatcgaggattgaacagtactaaccgcatgccgggagtaggaggtagtcgaaaccggtaagctcagtaccatatgtgccccggtaggcggacttgatactgtcttcaccagtggagctagtatacaaactcatggctgacctttcgttggtatcggtggggctagcagtcccgggtcgcagggcagttcgcctattcggtgtgcatatgcgaagggttggtgtgtatagcccgacggggcatatacgtgccgtgttggttaggtccaccttgcaaggttaaatcgaatcgattcgccgtgactcgcggatatgagaaccttgatctctctgtcacatcgtagtaaatgatggaattgAAAATGGAAAGTTGAGAATCTATGTTATGGTTGTGGtgctctgaaaagataatgtgatccaccatgcgtgctctaggtgtttaggcaaatctagttggtacctgataaacttaaattgagctaaaatattgcaagtaaggatccagtattagtagcttttcagcaaaacaactccagagccaaaaagcttttcatgtctagttattgggctaagtatacccatggacgggtaagtcttgctgagtattaaaatactcaggcttgttgttgctATATCTTTTAGCAGGTTACGTTccggaggactccgaggagatctgcgcttcgtggatcggtcaaccacttcctccgggttggtcggtcgagtgggtcccgtcttctccgtgaagttcgggcaggtgagcctcacatcagtgggcaaggtgtgaagctcgtctttgtctgcgacgttggttatcgtattgttttgaagcttgttttaaactctaaattactttccgctgcgtttgaactctgaggtttgaTTTGTAAAACTGACTTGTAAACACTTGTTGTAGTCAAGTTGGTGTTTCTGTTTTAAATTCGGTTTGTAAATGGCTTTGAACGCTTTTGTTAccagtaatcatctgtgctcgtcttttggcgagagttcctgtgtaatcgatcctggttacagcaggcggtctgagtgtactggttgagtgcagtaattctggtttaagtttaagtgttaattactgcacttgattggtattatttggactgttctgtgacagatATATATAAGGAATTTGAGCTtgtttatttaaaaatatatatatactgtatttttgcatttaatgcttcatacatATATCTGAATATTCAATGCCTTATTACCTGCCGCGGATCGATCAGATCCTGCCGCCTACCACCCGTAGATATCTCACCTTCCTTCCGTACCATACACGTCGTCCATAATTTCAGAAATATTGTTGCCTTTTTTATTTCAgcaaatttattttttaaaataaaagagTGATGCGATTTCAGCAGATTGATAACCTATCGAGGTGATACTAGATCACCAGCAGATTATCAGGACAAAAAAATGGCATGATGTCTGTGATAAGCCAACTTAATAACAATGTCTTATTGAACCAACCAAAACGCATGCTTTGCGACTGAACCAGGCAGGGTCGTAGTGAAAATGAACCCTGCAGGCCTGCCGCACAGAGCTGCTAGAACACAATTGTTTGTTCATGGCCAGCAGGCGTGCATAAACATAGTACTGCATGCTGCCAGCTGCGACAACTGATCTAATCTGACACGGGACTCGACCACGGCAAGCAATAACTAAACGGCGCCGACCAAATTAAATGAAacagccagcgccgccgctggtgcaCGTCGTCGATCGCCGGCGGCCAGTCCTTCATCACTGGACGGAGCAGCAGCCGTTGGGGTTGTCGTCGTGGAACCACAGCGGCGCCTCGTTGGGCACGTACTGTTGGCGCGCCTGCAGTGTCTCGCCCGGCACGTACTGGAGCAGGAGctgcgggggcgccgccgcgggcaccCAGCTCACGGCGCCGGCGTGCGGGTAGTTGGCGTAGGGCCGTGCGGGCCCAGGTGCACCATCCCGGCGTAGTGCGGcggctcctccgcgccgccgccgtcgctgacgATGGCGACGGGCCTCTTGGTCCGCGCCTGGATCTTCCACCTCAGCAGCGACGCGTCCAGGGACGACCCGTAGACGACCACCAGCCCCGTGTCCACCGACACCCACACCTCCTCCACCCCTGCACGCACGCGCAACGCAAGGCCGCCGCCATGTTAATTACTAGATCCGTGTTAATTACGCAAGGCAGTAGCGGAATGCGCGTCCGCCCGGGCGGCCGGAGCACGAAGAGGCCGGGACACGTACGTACCGAGGAGGTTCTTGACGGCCTTGCGGATCCTTCCGGCGCAGCCGTAGCAGTGAACGTCCATGCGGAGGATCACCGGAGCCATGGCCGAGCGAGGCTGCTTGCGTGGTGACCGGATCGGAGTGTGCGTGCAGGTGCAGCTAGAACGATCGGGAATGGCTGGCTTTATAATGAAGAGGGCTAGGGAGCAAATCGATCGAGAAATCTCAAATTGATCAGGTGAGGGGGAAATGGGATCGCGCGTGATTTGATTTTGTCTGGTGCCATCCTTCGATCCCTTTCCATATGAACTAGAACGCTTCCCATATATACTATCGAGGCTTTCCACGTTCTTGACGCCCGGTACATCGTGAGGCAGATCCTCTGCAACCGCTTCACCtccgaggcggccggcggcggcggcggacgaggagCCGCTCCCGCCGTGGCTGACGGAAGCGGACGTGGACCGGTTCGCGTCGGAGTTCGAACGGACGGGGTTCACGGGCGGCATCAACTACTACCGCAACATGGACCGGAACTGGGAGCTGGCGGCGCCGTGGGCGGACGCCAAGGTGGCGGTGCCCACCAGGttcgtcgtcggcgacggcgacctcaCGTACCACTACCCGGGCATCCAGGACTACATCCACAAGGGCGGCTTCAAGGCCGACGTGCCGCTGCTGGAGGACGTTGTCGTCATCCCCGGCGCCCGCAACTTCATCCAGCAGGAGAAGGCCGACGAGGTCAGCCACCACATCTACGACTTCATCTCAAGGTTCTGATGGATCGTCAGCTTGGTCGATCGGTTGCGTGCTCGAATTAATTAATCAATCTGTTGATCGACGATGCCTAGACATCACACGTGCGTACGTGATGTAGGCCAATCTTAGTGAAAATGTGATAAGAGTGTTATacacattaaatttgctaacatgtacCAATAATACGaggagaggaaaaagaagacTATCATGAAATGTGTGagcagtgtcatcaccataaCACTACTGTCATAGTTCTTAGGCCACTCCTAATGGGAGTTTCATAGGGGTTTCATGCACATTAATTAGCATGCCATGTAGTATTATACAGTGTTATCCTAAACGCTAAACGGTAAACAGTCGGTCACCTATCGTTTAACCCATTATTCGGGCAAAACAGATATTTAAACGGGGAAAACAGCCGTTTAAACGGTGAAAACAACCAATTAAACGGAAACGGTGTGCCACTGTGTAGCATTTAAACGGGCTAAACGACCGTTTAAGCGAACAATGGTATTATATGATGACATGTCATAGAATTTAAGAAGAAAGATAAGAAATCAGTTTCATCTATATGAAACTCTCTCTACACAAATACCAACACTCTATGAGTCTTGAAATTAAATACAACATAGACCCTAGGAAATCACAATATGAAATTATGCATTGAGAGAGGTAGTTTCAACCATTGTttcatagttttttttcttatgTGGCTATTTTGGAAACATCAATATGAAACCCTCCACTGGGATTGGCcttagggcagtcccaacccTCCAACTCAGCTCGTTTCCATAGCATTAAATATGGTGCCACATAAGCAAAAAGGTGAGTTGGCACGTGAGTTAATgaggagagaaaaaaattgaagaaactGGTCTCATGCAAGAAACCACGTCTACGCGAAAACCAAGACAAAAGAAGAGGTAATTGGAtggagaaaaaagagagaagaaatatgATTGGATAACAATTTATTTTGAAGAAACCATCCATTGGGGATATAGTTTCTATGAGTAGTgcctatatgacatggcaagtaTAGAAACTACTAAAGTGTCTTGGGTTGGGATTGCCCTTAAGATTCCAGTCTAGATAACTGTGCCGATGACACTTCCACTTAGACTGGCCTGAgtaattggatttttttttgaaaattgtaATTATTGGGTCTTGTGTTTCGAATTATATATGGCAGCTGGATGGATGTCATCTGTTCATTAGGTTGTTAACTTTAATCATTTTGTCCTTCTTAATACAGAGATACATGTGTTCAAGTCTCGAGCGCCAGAGGCTTTTGCTCGGCAAAAGATATGAAACttaaaggaaaaagtctaaattactcttctcaactatagccaaagtctgaaTAACCCTCTAAACTATTTTTTGAATCATTTTACCTCTCAAGCTATCCCATTTAATTCAAATTATCCCATACTGTAATTTGTCATTTTTATTTCTTCATGCATAagtggagttttaagttgaaattttacaatatgatagtacacaccataacacatgttagaaaactaaattatatttttttattattattttgataggttgggatatttaataataaattagtcgttggagttcaaaattatatgaaaaataatggggaaaattataaaactttatctaaatatgcattgtgatgtccactactaccctgcaaaatttaaaattaaaattcaacttgtgtaaggagaaacaaaaaagataaattgtgtTATGtggtaaaataaactaaatgacatagtttagggggtaaattgaactaAGTCATAGTTTAGAGAGTTATTcaaactttggctatagttgagggaaGCAAATTGAATTTTTTCCAACTTGAAATAAAAACATAGTACTGAAACATTGGATTTGGTATTGAAGAGACCGGGTCAACCACATGTGGGTCCAAAGTAGATTGAAACGGGCGTGGCCCCACTGGACGCAAATCCCTGCTCGGCCTTTTCGACGCAACACCAAGCGAGCACCCGTAGCAGTCATGGATTGCAACGCAATCAAAGAATGATTATGATAGTGAAAAAGTGCGGTTTGCATTCttgaactatcacaaaagtctgatttttaaCTTATAATTATAAAATTTGATAATAAAGGTCATCCAACTGTTAAAGTCGAACAAATTTGACGTCTTAGGTGGTTTCGAAGGTGGTTTTCCACTTTGTGAGAATTGAAAATATTCAACTTTAAAATgaaaaattcataagtaattcattttaaatcagaaaatacGAAATggatatcaaaagttttcta
The nucleotide sequence above comes from Panicum virgatum strain AP13 chromosome 3K, P.virgatum_v5, whole genome shotgun sequence. Encoded proteins:
- the LOC120700642 gene encoding epoxide hydrolase A-like; the protein is MAERGCLRGDRIGVSSATASPPRRPAAAADEEPLPPWLTEADVDRFASEFERTGFTGGINYYRNMDRNWELAAPWADAKVAVPTRFVVGDGDLTYHYPGIQDYIHKGGFKADVPLLEDVVVIPGARNFIQQEKADEVSHHIYDFISRF